In the Salvia miltiorrhiza cultivar Shanhuang (shh) chromosome 8, IMPLAD_Smil_shh, whole genome shotgun sequence genome, TACATGTTTTTTATAACACGTGCGAGAAGTTGTattcatttcttcttcttttttccaaaTTAATAGAATAGGAAATACCAactctgcaaaaaaaaaaagatcataattattctattgaGTTTATACCCCTATTTTCACCATGCAACAACTCGTctaaaaactaaaaatcaaAACCACAAAAAAGCAAAAAATTACGCAGCATCAACTTCTACAACATTCATACAGAGCGAGAGTTGTATTAAAACGACGTAGCACAAGGTCGATCTAAATGCAGTCCTGGAGAGATGGCAATTTCATCTCACCCTTGTGCGTGAGCGGCATGGTGAAATTCCCGAGGACGGGCAGATCCACCGTGATTCCGATCTCGACGGTGTAATCGACGTCCCAATCGGCGCCGATGTCTTTAATCAAGCTCACCAACACACTGTGCGGAACCTTCATCTCCACCTCAAGGATTGTTTTATCGTTCCCCTTCAGCGATCCAGGATCCGGAATGTTACCGGACGCGATGACCCTAAATCATATATACATTCCAAATCGATTCCGAGATCGGATCAAACGCGATTTAAtcaatgaaaaatgaaataggAGAACCTGTCGACGCTTTTGAGAGAGTAGGTGATGTCGCCGATGGGGATGGAGACGCCGTAGGGATTGACGACGGTGACCTTCGCCAGATAGGTGATGCCGTCGCGGCCGACGTGCTTCAGATCGACGTCGTCCACGGACGCCGACGGCTTCTCTATGTTCGCCACCTTATCTGCGACGAACTCCTTTGCCTTGTCCATCAAGTCCATCGTTGTTGTTTGAATATTCTAGtgattgaagagagagagaagttttGAGGTGATTTTCTGGAGCAAGAGCCAATATTATCGTCGTTTTGATTTGGCAGAGGTTGGTTATGAACACAAACAAAGTTTCGACATTTGGTATTTATTGTTCTTTCAGATAATCATGAGCGTCCGCATAAAAtatctacttatttttttttttttacaaaaaaatatttattatatataattaaataagtaactcGCATCCAGACGAGACCACTATccatataaaaattataaaaatttaaccaCATGCATGCAAGATaagacctctacaccacacaaatgtgaaaaaataattGTTATTCACATAAAGGTGAAAAAACTTATTGCATGCATGCAGGACGAGATCTCTACACTACACAAATGTGGAAAAATAACTGTTATCCACGTAAAAGTGGAAAAACTTAATGCACGTATGCGGGACAAGACCTCTACTCCATACAAAGTTAAAAAAATCCACATAAAGGTGGAAAAACTAACCTCACGCATGCAGGACGAGACCTCTACAAGACTACAACAAacaaaagtggaaaaattaACTGCACGTAAACGGAACGAGACCTCTATACCACACGAAGGTGTAAAAATAATCGCACGTAGATAAGACCATTGTCTACATAAAGGTATGAAAATTAATTGTACATATGcgaaattaattaaactcaagACCTCTGTAAAAGGAAAATTTTTGGTGTCTTAGTTTTGCcacttaatttaatttatttattttttatttttataaattaacaatagTTTTGCCGCTTAATATATAGGCCTCATTAGCAATATCTATTTGTTCTTAAGTGGAAGATGCGGGTTGTTATGGAAAAAGGATTACTCGatgtaattaatttttatttttattatttttttttcaagcgggatgtaattaattttatatcatcttatatatatatatatatatatatatatatatatatatatatatatatatattagtgtgGGGCGTATTTGGTTAAGTCTATCACTCTTTAAAAGTATTTTGTAAAATAAGTTATTAAATAGcatacaattataaaataagtttggatgattTATAagttttcaaaataataaattcttcaatcctattttttttttttgataattttataagtaataattatttataaaaataatattatcatgatttattatttccgtatcatatatttataattttcaagCATTAAAGTTAaggcattaatttttttttgacgaGAAATATTTGATTCAATTTCCACTAAAATGTGAGTAcctttttcaatttatttaaatatagtcaaaTTTTTAGACTAATAGTCTAGTATAGATTAATTGCGAAAGTAtagtttgattattaatttattgtaaAAGAAGCAATTTTCCCCCAACTTTCACCTCCTGTCGCAATTACAATCTTAACGAAAGGTTGTATTTTtaaatggaaatttaaaatgctCTATTTCTTAAGATCTATAGCAAACTCATCAACATCAAAAggtaaaataggtacttcacataattaggaCATGAAATGCTTTGTATGATAacttagggcatttttacaaaaaaaaaaaacttaaagaaGTGAACATAATTAGCGTTCAATAAGTTGTGTAATTAACCCTGAATGATATCAATCCTCCGTGACGCGGGGGACAATAAATTACACAACTTATCGAATGTTAGAATTTTAAATGGACACAACCAGGTTGTAATTGCGAATCTGCTATAGGAGAGTTAAGGTTGGGGAGAAATTGCTAGTTTTcacttaatttattttgttacaaAATTTCTTTATAATGCATATTATTATTCATAACATAATGCTATatcgaagaagaaaaaaaaagactttTAATACTTTTGGAGACATAATTCGAAATCATATGAAGCATATTTATTATACAATTTATACATATCCATAAATGTCGGTCATTATCGCTTTTTTGCCCTTTAGGCGATTCATTATTATTGGGATTCTTACCCTATATTTTGGAGATATTATTCGTCATGCCACCTTAAGtcgcgatttatagacacgTGCTAATTGTCACGTAATTGGGGGTTGCATTTAAACGTGGAGAAGTAAGAGTGCGCCAACCAAAAGAGCCAAATATTACACGTCTCTCTTTTTAAGTATCTATCTATCAATTCTATAAAGCAATACATATTAGACACACCACATTCATCCTCAATCCTAGGTGGCATCTTCTCCATTAACTATTCTTTGCTATCTTAATTcatttatcccacattgaaaacatATCAAACTTTAGCAATTcattacctaaataaaaggTCATTCACATTCTTACATTAGTCATTCATtattcccacattgatattatatttaactttatcatgggaaaatttgaattactacaaaatataaatttttgtatcCACCAAGTGAATTAAAATTGTATGTTTGGTATATAACTATGACTTTCATTATAATACATccataacataaaattaaatatgagaaaataaattaaattcctACAAGATATGAATATAATAGGCTTCAAATGAAACATTTAAAATCTATatagtaagaaaataattacaaaaatagtaataatgaaaatacgtcacaattaaatttgtaattttttatttttattcatcaagaAAATTAGGCCCCGCGTCAAAATTTTAGTAGACCTAATCATTTAGATATAACTTAATCAAAAGAACAATAACATTAAATTTCGatttcacaagagaatataTTCATCCTCAATCATGGTTCAATCAATTAAGATGATGActattattctataaaattgaACTATGAAAATATGTATGTAGTATTCTATACTTCAATCATTTTGAAAACTTTCTAATCtcctttattctcatttttttcgcAAGTCACatctcttatcccacattgatttttaatcaaactccatcttaactaaagcctatataaatacttgtgtgTAGTATATCATCCTTTATATATTCTCTTATGAAATGGAAGTTTAATCTTAGAGTTCTTTTGATTACGTTATTTAAATGATTAGGTCTACTCAAAGTTTGACATGGGATCTAAATGACACATTTAAAATCTATatagtaagaaaataattacaaaaatagtaataatgaaaatacgtcacaattaaatttataatttttatttttattcatcaagaAAATTAGGCCCCGCGTCAAAAATTTAGTAGACCTAATCATTTAGAtaaaacttaatcaaaataacaataacattaaacttcgatttcacaagagaatataTTCATCCTCAATCATGGTTCAATCAATTAAGATGATGActattattctataaaattgaACTATGAAAATGTGTATGTAGTATTCTATAGTTCAATCATTTTGAAAACTTTCTAATCTccattattctcatttttttcgtAAGTCACatctcttatcccacattggttttTTGATCAAACTCCATCTTAACTAAAGcctatataaatacttgtgtgTAGTATCTCATCCTTTATATATTCACTTGTGAAATGGAAGTTTAATCTTATTGTTCTTTTGATTACGTTATCTAAATGATTAGGTCTACTCAAAGTTTGACATGGGATCTAAATTTTTGataagtttaaataaaaaaattataatttaattatgatgtattttcattattactatttttgcaattattttcttactatgttatattttaaatgtgtcatttcatatcttgcaacaatttaatttattttctcatattttatgttatggATGTATTATAATGAAAGTCATAGTTATATACCAAacatacaattttaattaacttggtggatataaaaatttatattttgtagtaattcaaatttttccatgataaagtttaatataatattaatgtgagaatcttctttataataggaaaatggtttactatgtggcatatctagaatatcaccatttcaaaaattatctattatctttattctcattttttttcacaagttatcccacattgatttttaatcaaactccatcttgatcacatactatataaatacttgtgtagtatttcattatgtatatatttgccccatcaatttaatttggtcaattaACTTTTAGTTGACCAAATAGgtagttatattttttattaaaaataatttaatttatctagcATTATTTTgaccaataataaaatttagtcAATAATGTGAGTCcacatattaaaataatgaattaataaatttgatttttcttacattatttatatttttattaattctataattcaatatttagcgttatgatattttaaaaagtgtaaaatctatataaaaagatatttataaaaataaaattatgcaatttgaatttcatattgatttttatgacactttttttattacattttagAAAATGTAGAATCTTTGTAGAAAAAGTATATATTAAGATACTCCACATGTCTTATGACATTGGTACCTATTTATTCGCAAGTTCATATTGACTACGACCTATATAATATTTGTATGTGGtatctcatcttttatatatttgcaaTGCCAATTTAATTTCGTCAATTAACTTTCAGTTtgccaaataaatagttatattcatattaaaaattaattcaatttatctaatattactttggctataattatatttaatgaataatgtgagttgatatattaaaataataacgtAATACATTGCATTTTtcatatgttatttatattttttaaatagttatatttaaaaaagatcAAATAATTTAGCTTTGTTATTTCCTATAATATTAAATCAACCAACTATAgtacaaattattattattgaatttttaaaaactaaatatgcTACTTAGTttgattggattaattaataatcggattgaaaaattcaattatttgatatatgtttaagGAAAATGTAGTTTGGCGTAGATGTGAAAACTCTAAATTTTTAGTTATCTAATtcgattttaaaaaatgacgagtttacAACAATATTAACATTGAGAAAGCTGAAAATTATAATTGTGCGTTAAACATAAGATGATtttctaatcactaacatttatataaataaactaaaatatagtaaattttggcttaatatatttaaaactaatttatCTTGATATGTCTgcataagttttttatttattcaacgtAGAAAATTGTCAATTGTACTAAATTAGTGATAAtacaaattgattaatttatttataagcatTTTCGCTTGGTATATGTTTTTGTATAGCTCTAAACAAGATGATTCTTAAAATTCACTTTTGATCTTTCAAACTCCGGGTGAAAGATAATGTTAAAAAATCAGAGATGGTCTATCAAGCTTCATTTGAGATGTACTCAAAACTCAATTTTGGCTCCAAACAATATGATGCTCATAAGTTATAAGTGCTTTGTCAAACTCCAAAGGAGATGAtgtttataactaaattttGGTCCTTTAAGATTCAAATAAAGCTCCAAATGACTGATGCTTAGAACTCAGCTTCAATCTATCAAACTATGAacgagatgatgcttacaagtcaaTTATATAGTCTTTCAAGTTCTacacgagatgatgcttacaagtcaaTTATAGTCTTACAAGTATTTTGGCTTCTAACAATATGATGCTCACAAATTAGATATAGTTTGTCAAGTTCCAAACAAAATGATGTTCACAACTTAATTTCGGTCTTTGAAGCTTTAAATGAGATAATGGTTAGCACTCAGCTCCAGCCTTTCAAGCTCCAAGTGAGTAATGCTTAGAACTAAGCTCTGTCTATCAAACTATAGACGAGATGATGTTcacaaatcagttatggtctttcaagttCCACACAAGAAGATGCTCACAAGTTAGTTATAGTCTTTCAAGCTTcgcacgagatgatgctcacaaatcagttatggtcttatgAGCTCCAAATTAGATGTTGCTTACGAGTTAAGTTTTATCTTTTCAAGAATAAGATGAGATGATACCCATAAGCCAAATCTCATATAACaagcttcaaaaaaaataatgattagAAGTTCAATGTACAAAGTTTAATGTGATATTTCAAGCTACAGATAAGATGATGTTCAAAAGTTTTGTAAGGTTCCGATGAGATGATATTCATATAAGTATAAGACATGGTCTTAAATTTTGtctatcaatttataaaaattacactcctgaaaattagtaatttttttatatataattaacaaaaaaatacgaTGTGTCAATTCTTCATCATATATTATGTCATATAGACCTAaatctttttcttattattttttaaaatcgtcAAGCTTACATCAACTTTtatgaaatttcatcaaataatgtataaaaagacaatctattttaactctcaataaGAACTATAATTAGCCAAAAGGCTTGATCTATACTagcaatttattttgataaaataaaattaaaattttaaataatttatataaaaattatttatatgttgtaataaaaaaaatgtacaataataattacaccATAAAGTGGctccccgtcgaatttcgacgggttacacactagttccTCATTAAATTTAGAACCATTTATTAAATTCGAAGAGATATGACTGAAGTTCCAATTCAAGTTACGCGTTTCGTCAGTCCcgaataactttttttttggaggACTCGATTATAGGTTTTGGacattaatttcttaaattaaaaattttaaaaatattaaaaatgcgttctctttaattgtaaatttattacgTGAAAAAAGAgggataaataaaaatttatcctttaaattttttctttcttttttctcattaACACGCGCCCACttgtgcgatgcacgatcagTATCGAAActgaacgatattttaaataaataaatatgtatattaaatatatactccctccgtcccaataatcttatctcactttcctttttggtttgtcccaataatcttgtcccattttCTTTTTAGGAAAAAAATTTAAAGCTTGATTAGTT is a window encoding:
- the LOC130998965 gene encoding desiccation-related protein PCC27-45-like, producing the protein MDLMDKAKEFVADKVANIEKPSASVDDVDLKHVGRDGITYLAKVTVVNPYGVSIPIGDITYSLKSVDRVIASGNIPDPGSLKGNDKTILEVEMKVPHSVLVSLIKDIGADWDVDYTVEIGITVDLPVLGNFTMPLTHKGEMKLPSLQDCI